The Bacteroidetes Order II. bacterium DNA segment GTGGGTTCGTCGTACATCCATGCATCCCGGTTTACATCAAATAAACTATACCGATACGGCGGTTTGCCATTTTCGGCAGGCCACCAATGGTAATAGTCTCGGTAGGGGTTATTACGCGAGGAACGGCTTTGCTTAAACCACTCGTGTTCATCGCTACTGTGGTTCACGACCAAATCCATCACCAATTTAATGCCCCTTTGATGCAAACCTGCCAGCAATTCGTCAAAATCCGCCATGCTGCCAAATTCGGGTTGGATGCTCCGGTAGTCACTAATGTCGTAGCCGTTGTCATCATTCGGAGATTGGTAGATTGGATTCAACCAGACCACATCTACGCCTAAACTTTTGATATAATCCAACTTAGAGACAATCCCTTTTAGGTCTCCAACCCCATCCCCATTGCTGTCTTTGAAACTTCGGGGATAAATTTGATACACCACTGCTTCTTTCCACCATTTCCGGTTTTGCTGGATTTGATCCGTTTTTTGGGGCACAGCCACTTGTTCAACAGGTTTGCACGCGGGCAATAGCAGCACACCTACTAAAACGACCCAAAAAGTCCGACGCCACCCAATACGCTTGGTGAAGAAATCATGGCCGTCTTGGAGGCTACCGACAGCCGCTTTGGTCTCATCCAGAAGACCATATTTATACTTATACATAATTACTAATTTTTGAATAAATTATTAATTCATCACTTATAATGATCCTGGCCGCGTTTTGCCCAACCAGCAACCAGAAGCCATTTCTTTGCATTTTGGATTTAGCACTTTTGTGTGAAGAAAGTACAAATCGAAAGGGCTTCCAATTCGTATGTAAATCCCAATATTTTTTTTTACGAAGCAATGTATGTGGTAATAAGCGCATTTTCAACTGGATGGGTGCAAGCCAGGCGGGTTCCAATTGTCTCAATAGGTCTTGACCTAATTGGAGGGTATTCTTTTTTAGGGCCACGTTTTCGGACATACTTGCTAAAGGCAAGACCCTGAAAGCCCTTCCGATCCATTTTGGTAAAAAAACCCTTTTCTTTGACCATTGCAAAGTGTCTTGAATTTTCATAAAATGCGCGCCGACTCAGCTATGGCCCATTTTGGCCACCTTTTCCCACTGTTTTGAATTCAAGCGGAACCCCTGCTTTTATGACGGACGCAAACACACTCGGATTATGAATCAAGGTATGCAGTTATGGGACTACATCGTCTTTATGCTTTATTTTGCGGTGGTAGCCGCCATTGGTTATTCGATCTACCGTAAACGGGCCAAAACCGCCAGTACAACCGATTATTTTCTTGCGGAAGGCTCCCTCACTTGGTGGGCAATCGGCGCTTCCTTGATTGCCTCCAACATTTCGGCAGAGCAATTTATCGGGATGTCTGGATCTGGTTTTGCGATGGGCCTCGCCATTGCCAGTTACGAATGGATGGCAGCCTTAACGCTTTTGGTGGTCGCCGTTTTTTTCCTCCCGATTTATCTTAAAAACAAAATTTACACCATGCCACAATTCCTGAGCGACCGCTTCGATGGTCGGGTCAGTACTGTAATGGCTGTTTTTTGGCTACTGGTTTATGTTTTTGTGAACCTCTCTTCTATTCTTTACCTCGGCGCACTGACCTTAGAAAGAATGGTGGGGCTAAACTTTATGGTATGCGTGATTGGACTGGCTGTTTTTGCGATTGTTATCACCCTTGGCGGGATGCGTGTGATTGGATATACCGATGTTTTTCAGGTCTTGGTACTCATTATTGGCGGCCTCATTACCGCATACTTGGCCTTAGACTTGGTGGCGCAAAACTTTGGTACAAGTGGTTTTTTTGCCGGACTCAGCATTCTTCATAAAGAAGCACCCGGCCATTTCGATATGATCCTCTCGCCCGATAACAAGTTTTATAGTGAGCTACCAGGACTCACGGTCTTGGTAGGTGGGATGTGGATCGCAAACCTTAGCTATTGGGGAAGCAACCAATATATTACCCAACGGGCTTTAGGAGCAAAAGACTTGGATACCGCACAAAAAGGCTTGCTCTTTGCTGGATTTTTGAAACTCATGATGCCCCTAATCGTGGTCATTCCAGGGATTGCAGCGTATGTGTTACATAATGTGGACCCCGCTTTCAAAGCCAGCATGACCGTAGGGGGCATCGTAAAACCGGACAGTGCGTACTCGACCTTGCTAGACCTTTTGCCGACGGGCCTCAAAGGCATTGCCTTCGCCGCCTTGGTTGCTGCAATCGTGGCCTCTCTGGCTGGCAAAGCAAACAGTATTGCCACCATTTTCACCTTAGACATCTTTAAAAAATTCATGGACAAAGATGCGTCGGAAGATAAGTTGGTACAGATCGGGCAAGTCTCCATCTTGGCCTCTTTTATCATTGCCATTATGGTTGCACCAGCACTCACCAGTTTAGATCAAGGCTTCCAATACATTCAGGAATACACCGGATTTATCACTCCGGGAGTTTGTGCCATTTTCCTCTTAGGTCTTTTCTGGAAAAAAGCCACGCCTACGGCCGCCCTCACAGCAGCCTTGTTAACCATTCCACTCTCTGCAATAATGAAAAGCCTGACGCCTATGGTGCCTTTCTTGGATCGGATGGGGTATGTGTTTCTAATCTTGGTGGCATTGATGGTATTCATTAGTTACCTGAAGCCCGAATCGAGCAAAAAAGAAATTGTAGTGGACCAGGGTTTGTTTGAAACCAGTTTTGGATTTCGGATTGGCGCATTATTGATTATGGGCGTATTGGCTGCTTTGTATATTGCGTATTGGTAAGTATTTATCATTTTAATGATATGATCATCTTTGCAAACTGCCACCTTGTATTAGCATAGACCAAGGTGGCAGTTTGCCTTTTGAATACCCTTCATGATAATTTCTTAAAATGTAAGCGATTCCGGATTTTCGAAACGCTTTCAAAGGTTCTACACAAGAAGTATTTTCCCAGCACACAGATAAAAACGTTTTCTTCTTGTAAAAAAGCACGAAGAATGATTTTTCTTGCCCACCTGTGTCACCCCAACATTCCTAACAACCAAACACTTACCAAACTATGTTGAAAAAACTTTACAGCTTGGTGGCCGTGTTGTTACTTTCGGGAACGTCTTTTGCTTTTGCTCAAAAGACGGTCTCTGGTAAAGTGACAGCAGCCGATTCGGGAGCTCCGCTTCCGGGTGCCACCGTTCAGGTGAAAGGTACCAACACCGGGGCTATAACCGACCTCGATGGTGCCTACTCCATTCGCGTTCCGAACAACAATGCAACCCTCGTTTTCTCTTTCGTGGGCTATGTAAGCAAAGAAGAAGTGGTAGGAGACCGCAATTCCATTAACGTAGCCCTCGGAGAAGACCCCAAAATGATGGAGGTTGTGGTTGTTGGATACGGCATTCAGCGCAAGGCTGATGTGACGGCTGCTGTTTCGTCTGTAAACGTAAACGACGCCAATTTGGGGGTTGTTGCTTCCGTAGATCAATTGATGAATGGCCGTGCAGCTGGGGTTCAAGTAACCCAAAACTCAGGTGATCCAGGCGGTGGCATGACGGTACGTGTACGTGGTGGTGCATCATTGGGTGCCAGTAACGAACCCCTTTATGTAGTGGACGGTATTCCGATGGATACCTCTCCCACAGCAACCAGTAACAGTTTGGGTGCGTCTGGTGCGGGCAATGCTACGTTCCAAGCACGTAACCCGATGAACTTCTTGAATCCGAACGACATCGAATCCATTGACATCTTGAAAGACGCCTCTGCAACCGCTATTTATGGGGCACGTGGCGCCAATGGGGTAGTGCTGATTACCACCAAAAAAGGGAAGGCGGGACTACTTTCTACCAACTATGATGTGTACGTTGCTTCTTCTTCTGCTGCTCGCCGACTGAATCTTTTGGATGCAGCCGAATTCAAAACCCTTCGTACAGCAATGGGCTTAGCAGCCTTACCAGCAGAAGAAAAATATGACACCGATTGGCAGGACGAAATCTTCCGCAATGGCACCTCAATGAGCCATAACCTCAGCTTTGGTGGCGGAACCTCCAATACCCAGTATTTCGCTTCATTGAACTATATCAACCAACAAGGGATTGTTATTTCCTCTGGGTTTGCACGTACAGGTGGCCGGATTAATGTCAACCATAAAGCTTGGGATGGCAAACTCCGCCTTGGCTTGAACATGAGTTCCTCCTATACCTTAGACGATAACGTACCTTCTGGGACTGCTGACGGATTTAGCGGCGGTATGTTTACCAACGTCTTCCAGATGCACCCCACGCAGCCAGTGACGAATGCCGATGGCTCGTACTTTGAATTTGCACGTGCCACCCGTAACCCAGTAGCAATGGCCAATACGGTTGAAGACGGGATCAAAACCACCCGTTCATTGGGAAATATCTTTGCAGAATTAGACCTGATCCCCGGCTTGGTAGGCCGTGTGAGCGCCGCTGCCAGCCGTTCACAAGCCAGCCGTCGTTTCTTCATTCCCAAGAATACCCCATTGGGGGATGAGTCTGGTGGACAGGCCATTCAAGGGAACCGCGAGTTGACCAATCAGGTTTTCCAAGGCCAATTGACCTATAACCCGAAAATTGCGGCCAATCAAAACCTCAGTGTTACCGGGGTTTATGAGTACAACCAATACGAAACAGAAGAATTAAATGCCCTTTCGTATGGTTTTACCACCGACGTAAACAGCTTTAACCGGATGGAGTCCGGCAAGACCCAACAAACCAGCTCCTATCATGCGGTTAACAAACTCATTTCCTTTATCAGCCGCGCCAACTACGACCTAAACGGAAAGTATTACCTGCAAGTAACGGGCCGCTATGATGGTTCCTCGCGTTTTGGCCCGAATAACCGCTGGGCATTCTTTCCCTCGGCATCGGTCCGCTGGCGTTTAAGCAACGAAGAATTTTTGAAAGGCAACAGCACCATTTCAGAACTTTCACTGCGTGCTTCTTATGGCCAATCGGGACAAGAACGCATCGGAGATGACCTGTGGCGCGCCACATTGGCTGCCAATACCAACTTTATCGCAGGTTTGGGCGGTCAACAAATTACGGGATATGCTTCTACGCAGCTTGCAAACCCTGACCTGAAGTGGGAAACCATTTCTTCTACGAACTTGGGGATTGATTTTGGGTTGTTTAACAGCAAGATTCAAGGTTCGCTCGAACTGTATCAAGCAAAAACCAAAGACCTCTTGCTCGCAGTACCACAACCATTTGGCGTCGTAAATACCCGCTTTGAAAACGTTGGTTCTACCGAAAACAAAGGGTTTGAATTTAACCTCACGGGTTATATTTTAGACAAAGACGACACCTCCCTCTCGATTACCGCCAACATCGGTGCCAACCGGAACCAAGTAATTGAATTGGATGGCCGCGAACAATTACCTTATGCGGTGCGCGTTACAGGAGCCGGATATTCCGAAGCGCCTTTACAAGTGGTTCGCGTGGGTTTCCCCGTAACTGGAACCTTTATTGGTAGAAAATACACGGGGTTGGACGCCAGCGGTAAAGAAACCTATGCCGTCGCTCCCACCACGGGCGATACGGCCGTTGGAAATGGCCTTGAAGTACTTGGAACCGCAGAGCCAGATTTTGTATATGGCCTCGCTACGAAATTTACCAAAGGCAATATTGACGTAAACCTCTTCCTCCGTGGCCAAGTGGGTGGGATGGTCTTTAACAACACCGCAGCCGTCTATGGCTATCCGGGTTCCTCACTCAAGCAAGGCCAAAATGGGATTATCCCTTATGACATCACCGAAATTAGCGCATTAGCCAAAATTGAAAGCCCTGGATTTGCCTCCAGCCGTTGGCTTGAAGATGCCAGTTTTCTCCGTGTAGATAACCTTACGATTGGCTATCGGCTGGCCAATATCAGCAAGCGTGTTCGGACTGCCCGCGTATATCTGACTGGTCAAAACCTCTTCCTCCTCACTGGATATTCGGGATACGATCCGGAAGTTGCAGGCTTTGGCAACGGTGGTGGGGTTGGTGTGGACTACTTGGTTTATCCGAAAGCCCGTACCATCACCATTGGTGTAAACTTAGGTCTCTAAAATGGATAACGGTGGAAGCGCCCCTTCTCTCAATGGGTTATTCCTCATGCATCTAACATAAAACCGAAAACTTATATGAATAAATTTTTCAAATCCCTTCGTGCAAAGACGCTGGCGGTTGGAATCGTACTGCCGTCGGTACTGGGGACGGTAAACTTTGCCTGTACGGACTTAGATACCACGCCGTATAGCCTTATTACACCGGATCAATTCTTCAAGAACGATGCCGAATTCTTGGGTGCAATGGCGCCAGTCTATGCCCAATTGCGTGCCCTGCAATGGTCTTACCACAACATTCAGCAGCACTCCACCGACGAAACCATGGTACCGCAACGCGGTGGTGACTGGGGAGACGGCAACCGCTGGAAGCAATTGCATCGCCATACATGGGACAAATCCCATAGCGACATAAACGACGCATGGAACTCGTCTTATACAGGCATTGCGCGCGCCAACTCCTTATTAGAAGCCTTAGATGCCTCAACGCTGGCTTCAGCAGCGGCATATAAAGCAGAAGTGCGGGTATTGCGTGCGTTCTATTATTATACCCTGTTAGATATGTTTGGTGGCGTACCGATTTATAAGGGCGCTACGGCCGACAAAAACAACCTTCCAGCAAGAAGCACCTCCGCAGAAGTGTTTAGCTTCATCGAAACAGAGCTAAAAGAAGCCTCTGCTGTGTTGCCAAAAGCGAAGGTACATGGACGGGTAAACTATTACAGCGCCCAAGCCTTGTTGACCAGAATTTACCTTAACAGCCAATTCTTTACCGGAACCGTTACCACGGCAGGCCTGCAAAAAGGTACTGCAAAATGGAATGAACTCATTGCCGCTGCGGACAATGTGATCAATTCTGGTGAATATGGATTAGAGTCGGATTATTTCGCTTCCTTCATACCAAACAACCAAGGATCGAAAGAAAACCTCTTTGTCTCGGTTAACTTAAATATTGGTGGAAATGGTCTATCCTTCAATCAACGCCAATTACACTACAACCATGCCCTGCCACAAAGTCCTTGGAATGGTTTTACTACACTTGCTGAAACCTACAACAAATTCTCCGAACAAGATTATCGGAAAAATATGTTCCTGATTGGTCAGCAGTGTTCGAACTTTACCAATGCCGACAAGGACGGAAATTGTCCTGCTGGTACGACGAAACTCACCGACCGCCAAGGAAACCCTTTGATCTTCACCTCGACGGTGGCAAACTTTGACAATGCCAACGAAAGCGAAGGCATCCGTGTATTGAAATGGGGTATTGATACTGGTGCTGTCGGTGGAGATTCCAAGAACGACTACGCTTGGATCCGTTATGCCGACATCCTGCTTGCCAAAGCAGAAGCCCTGAACGAAACAGGCAATACCGCAGGTGCTGCCGCATTGGTTAACCAAGTCCGTACCCGTGCAAAATTAGGCAATCTGAGCGCTGCACAAACAGCCTCACAATCCGCCATGCGGACAGCCATTTTTGAAGAACGCGGGTATGAGTTCATTATGGAAGCTGTTCGTCGCCTCGACATGATCCGTGCGGGAACCTATACCAGCGCAGATTGGCAGTTCAAGGAGAAAAAAGAAGCCTTCCGGGTACTGTATCCGATACCACAAGGTGCCATTGACGCCAACTCGAAGCTGACCCAAAACGCAGGGTATTAATTCGGTTTAGCCACTGGCCTGTACATTTATCGTAGAGGGAATAATCCTTGCCTGCCGGTTAAACCGGAATTATCAGGGGTTATTCCCTTTTTGTTTCGTATTTTGAAGCCGTTTATGTCCACGCTTTTTTCCCAAACAACCATGCTCAAGTACGCTATCGGGCTACTTTTTGGCGGCCTGTTGATTTTGACCTTGCCTGCCTGTACCCCCGATCCACACGACCCATACGAACCCCAACGCCCTTTGTTCACAAGATTAACGGCTTCTCGGACGGGAATTGAATTCAAAAACGAACTTTCCCCAACCAAAGATTTCAACATCTTCACCTACCGAAACTTCCACAACGGAGGTGGGGTCGGGATTGGAGATTTTAATGCAGATGGAAAACCCGACCTCTTTCTAACCGCCAACCAGCGTTCCTCCCGATTATACCTAAACAAAGGCAAACTCCAATTTCAAGACGTTACCGAGGCCGCAGGGGTGGCCGTCAACAAAGGCTGGGCAACAGGGGTGGCCGTTGCGGATATAAATGCCGATGGAAAATTAGATATTTACATCTGTAATGCGGGAGATAAAGATGGTCAGGCGCGTGCCAACCAACTCTTTATCAATCAAGGCAATGATGCACAAGGGCATCCCACTTTTACCGATGAAGCAGCGAAGTATGGCATCGCAGATGAAGGGGCAACCACACATGCAGCCTTTTTTGACTATGATTTGGATGGCGATTTAGACCTTTATGTGTTAAACAATTCGTTTCGTCCGGTTTCTTCGTTTGGTATGCGGAACATCCGACACGAGCGGAACGATGTGGGCGGCCACAAACTATATCGGAACGAAGGCAATAACCAATTCAAAGACGTAAGTGCACAAGCAGGTATCTATGGAAGTGAAATTGCGTTTGGGCTTGGTGTGACCGTTGGCGACATAAACCGCGACGGTTGGCCAGATATTTATGTCTCGAACGATTTTTTTGAACGAGACTATCTTTATATCAATCAAAAAAATGGCACTTTTTCGGAAGAGTTAGAAGCCCAAATGCCCTCACTCTCAATGTCTTCGATGGGTGCAGATATGGCCGATCTCAACAATGATGCCTATCCAGAAATATTTGTAACCGACATGTTGCCGGAAGACGATCTCCGGTTAAAAACCACTACCATTTTTGAAAACTGGGATGTACGAAAACTCAAAATAGCCAATGGCTATTGGAATCAATTTACCCGAAATGCCCTGCAATTAAACAATAAAAACAATACTTTTTCGGAAATAAGTGCGATGACCAAAACCGATGCTACGGATTGGTCTTGGGGCGCACTTATGGCAGATTTTGACTTGGATGGTCATAAAGATATTTTTGTCTGTAACGGGGTTTATAAAGATGTGACCAATCAAGATTTTTTGGAATTTTTCCAGAGTGAAGCCGTGGTACGGGAATTTGTGGTGGATCAAAATGCCGACTTCCGACCGCTTTTAGACAAAATCCCCAGCCGACCATTGCCCAATTACCTTTTTCGGAATGAGGGCAATCTTCAATTCCGGAACGTTGCCAAAGAATGGGGATTGGCCGAACCCAGTTTTTCCAATGGCGCCGCCTATGCGGACTTTGATGGAGACGGAGATTTAGATATGGTCGTTAATAATGTGAATGAAACAGCCGCTTTTTACGAAAACAATGCCCGTGCCATACACCCCAACCACTTCTTGCAACTTCAGTTTAAGGGAGATGCTGGAAATATACGCGGGATTGGCGTTCAAGCAACCATCATGGCCAATGGCCAATCTTTCTATCTGGAAAACATTCCACAACGCGGCTTCCAGTCTTCCGTAGATGAAGTGATGACATTTGGGCTTGGCGACATTCAGACCATAGATACGCTCCGTGTGGACTGGCCAAACGGCAAAAGCCAAGTACTTACCCAAGTCAAGGTAAACCAGAAACTGAGCCTCCAACTTGCCCATGCAACCTTAGCCACATCACAGTTCCGCAAAAACCCATCTCCACCGCTTTTGAAAGAGGTAACAACGCAAAGCGGACTTGACTTTACCCATACCGAAGGGGAATTCTCGGACTTTGACCGAGAGTTTTTATTGCATCGTATGCAATCTACCGATGGCCCCCGTATGGCCGTGGGCGATGTAAATGGCGATGGGCACGAAGATATTTACATCGGAGGCGCAAAAGACCAAGCGGGTTCATTGTTCTACGGAACTGGAAAAGGCTTCCGAAAGGGCAATCAAGCCCCTTTCGAGGATGCAAAAGCCGCAGAAGAAGTGGCTGCGGTCTTCTTTGATGCCGACAAAGACCAAGATTTAGACCTCTATGTGGTAACAGGGAGTTCGGAATTTGGACCAGATCAGGCCAATTTACTGGAAGACTTGCTTTACTTGAATGACGGCAAAGGCCATTTCTCGCGGGCGGAAGGCAGAATTCCTGCCCGATACGATGCTGGCTCGGTGGTTGCTCCCACCGATTACGACTTGGATGGGGATATGGACCTATTCGTTGGATCGCGGGTCATTCCAGGACAATATGGCGTAAAGCCTAAATCTGTACTATTGCGCAATGATGGAAAAGGATATTTTACAGATATTACAGCAGATCTTGCCCCTTCCTTAGAACATGCAGGAATGGTGACCGACGCCCATTGGATGGATCTCAATGGTGATAAACGTCCAGACCTGATACTGGTGGGCGACTGGATGCCTGTCACCGCTTTTCTGAACCATAAGGATGGATTAAAAAAACATACCCCGCCGGGCCTCGAAAACACCTATGGATGGTGGAGCCGCATGGTGGTAGAAGACACTGATGGAGACGGTGACGAAGACCTAATCCTAGGCAATTGGGGTTGGAACTCGGTTTTGGGCCAGCCCACCTCGGCCCACCCCACAGAGATGTATGTAGGAGATTTAGATCAAAATGGGCTGAATGAGCAGATTTTGGCGTATTACAAGCCATTAGACCAAAAAACCTTGCCCTTCGCACTGCGTGGTGATTTGGCGCGGCAGATGCCTACCGTCAAGTCCAAATTTCTGAAATATGCAGACTATGCAAACAAAACAGTTCTGGAGATATTTCCCACCGAGGCCCTTAAGAAAGCCCAATTCTTCCGTGCAAATACCTTTGCCACCACCCTCTTCGAAAACATAGGGAAAGGAAGCTTCCGTGAAGTGACGCTACCTGCGATGACACAAATTACCCCGGTTTTTGGTATAGCCGTCTGGGATATAGATCGCGATGGGAAGAAAGACCTGATATTAGGAGGAAACCTCCGGCGTGTGAAACCCCAAATTGGTGAACTGACTGCTGGATATGGTATGGTATTAAAAGGCATAGGAAAAAATCAATTTAAGCCCCTACCCGCCTTCCAAACCGGACTTCGTATCCAAGGCGAGATACGCGACATACGCCCGGTTGGCCCTTTTTTGGTCGTCGCCCGCAGTAATGCAAAAGCCGTCGTTTTGGCGGTCAACCCTTAATAGAATCCCATATGACCACGAAACGTTCTTTTTTTGTTTTTTTATCCGGTGTTTTCTTTATTGCAATGCTTTTTTCTGTGGGCTGTAACGATGCAGAAGGCCCTAAACGCTTTCAGAAAATTCCGGTCACGCAAAGTAATATTGCGTTCAAAAACGAATTACCCGAAGACAAGGATTTCAATATCATCAACTACCTCTATTACTATAATGGCGGCGGCGTAGCCATTGGCGACATCAACCGAGACGGCTTACAAGATATTTACTTCACTTCCAACCTTGGTTCCAATAAATTGTACCTAAACAAAGGTAATTTTGTGTTTCAAGACATTACGGCCAATGCAGGGGTTGGGCTTCGGAATGCCAATTGGAAAACAGGGGTAACGATGGTGGATATCAATGCCGATGGATGGTTGGATATCTACGTCTCTACCGTTTCTGGCATAGAAGGTCGCGCGGGGAAAAACGCCCTCTT contains these protein-coding regions:
- a CDS encoding RagB/SusD family nutrient uptake outer membrane protein, with translation MNKFFKSLRAKTLAVGIVLPSVLGTVNFACTDLDTTPYSLITPDQFFKNDAEFLGAMAPVYAQLRALQWSYHNIQQHSTDETMVPQRGGDWGDGNRWKQLHRHTWDKSHSDINDAWNSSYTGIARANSLLEALDASTLASAAAYKAEVRVLRAFYYYTLLDMFGGVPIYKGATADKNNLPARSTSAEVFSFIETELKEASAVLPKAKVHGRVNYYSAQALLTRIYLNSQFFTGTVTTAGLQKGTAKWNELIAAADNVINSGEYGLESDYFASFIPNNQGSKENLFVSVNLNIGGNGLSFNQRQLHYNHALPQSPWNGFTTLAETYNKFSEQDYRKNMFLIGQQCSNFTNADKDGNCPAGTTKLTDRQGNPLIFTSTVANFDNANESEGIRVLKWGIDTGAVGGDSKNDYAWIRYADILLAKAEALNETGNTAGAAALVNQVRTRAKLGNLSAAQTASQSAMRTAIFEERGYEFIMEAVRRLDMIRAGTYTSADWQFKEKKEAFRVLYPIPQGAIDANSKLTQNAGY
- a CDS encoding sodium/sugar symporter, with protein sequence MNQGMQLWDYIVFMLYFAVVAAIGYSIYRKRAKTASTTDYFLAEGSLTWWAIGASLIASNISAEQFIGMSGSGFAMGLAIASYEWMAALTLLVVAVFFLPIYLKNKIYTMPQFLSDRFDGRVSTVMAVFWLLVYVFVNLSSILYLGALTLERMVGLNFMVCVIGLAVFAIVITLGGMRVIGYTDVFQVLVLIIGGLITAYLALDLVAQNFGTSGFFAGLSILHKEAPGHFDMILSPDNKFYSELPGLTVLVGGMWIANLSYWGSNQYITQRALGAKDLDTAQKGLLFAGFLKLMMPLIVVIPGIAAYVLHNVDPAFKASMTVGGIVKPDSAYSTLLDLLPTGLKGIAFAALVAAIVASLAGKANSIATIFTLDIFKKFMDKDASEDKLVQIGQVSILASFIIAIMVAPALTSLDQGFQYIQEYTGFITPGVCAIFLLGLFWKKATPTAALTAALLTIPLSAIMKSLTPMVPFLDRMGYVFLILVALMVFISYLKPESSKKEIVVDQGLFETSFGFRIGALLIMGVLAALYIAYW
- a CDS encoding TonB-dependent receptor, with the protein product MLKKLYSLVAVLLLSGTSFAFAQKTVSGKVTAADSGAPLPGATVQVKGTNTGAITDLDGAYSIRVPNNNATLVFSFVGYVSKEEVVGDRNSINVALGEDPKMMEVVVVGYGIQRKADVTAAVSSVNVNDANLGVVASVDQLMNGRAAGVQVTQNSGDPGGGMTVRVRGGASLGASNEPLYVVDGIPMDTSPTATSNSLGASGAGNATFQARNPMNFLNPNDIESIDILKDASATAIYGARGANGVVLITTKKGKAGLLSTNYDVYVASSSAARRLNLLDAAEFKTLRTAMGLAALPAEEKYDTDWQDEIFRNGTSMSHNLSFGGGTSNTQYFASLNYINQQGIVISSGFARTGGRINVNHKAWDGKLRLGLNMSSSYTLDDNVPSGTADGFSGGMFTNVFQMHPTQPVTNADGSYFEFARATRNPVAMANTVEDGIKTTRSLGNIFAELDLIPGLVGRVSAAASRSQASRRFFIPKNTPLGDESGGQAIQGNRELTNQVFQGQLTYNPKIAANQNLSVTGVYEYNQYETEELNALSYGFTTDVNSFNRMESGKTQQTSSYHAVNKLISFISRANYDLNGKYYLQVTGRYDGSSRFGPNNRWAFFPSASVRWRLSNEEFLKGNSTISELSLRASYGQSGQERIGDDLWRATLAANTNFIAGLGGQQITGYASTQLANPDLKWETISSTNLGIDFGLFNSKIQGSLELYQAKTKDLLLAVPQPFGVVNTRFENVGSTENKGFEFNLTGYILDKDDTSLSITANIGANRNQVIELDGREQLPYAVRVTGAGYSEAPLQVVRVGFPVTGTFIGRKYTGLDASGKETYAVAPTTGDTAVGNGLEVLGTAEPDFVYGLATKFTKGNIDVNLFLRGQVGGMVFNNTAAVYGYPGSSLKQGQNGIIPYDITEISALAKIESPGFASSRWLEDASFLRVDNLTIGYRLANISKRVRTARVYLTGQNLFLLTGYSGYDPEVAGFGNGGGVGVDYLVYPKARTITIGVNLGL
- a CDS encoding VCBS repeat-containing protein, with the translated sequence MLKYAIGLLFGGLLILTLPACTPDPHDPYEPQRPLFTRLTASRTGIEFKNELSPTKDFNIFTYRNFHNGGGVGIGDFNADGKPDLFLTANQRSSRLYLNKGKLQFQDVTEAAGVAVNKGWATGVAVADINADGKLDIYICNAGDKDGQARANQLFINQGNDAQGHPTFTDEAAKYGIADEGATTHAAFFDYDLDGDLDLYVLNNSFRPVSSFGMRNIRHERNDVGGHKLYRNEGNNQFKDVSAQAGIYGSEIAFGLGVTVGDINRDGWPDIYVSNDFFERDYLYINQKNGTFSEELEAQMPSLSMSSMGADMADLNNDAYPEIFVTDMLPEDDLRLKTTTIFENWDVRKLKIANGYWNQFTRNALQLNNKNNTFSEISAMTKTDATDWSWGALMADFDLDGHKDIFVCNGVYKDVTNQDFLEFFQSEAVVREFVVDQNADFRPLLDKIPSRPLPNYLFRNEGNLQFRNVAKEWGLAEPSFSNGAAYADFDGDGDLDMVVNNVNETAAFYENNARAIHPNHFLQLQFKGDAGNIRGIGVQATIMANGQSFYLENIPQRGFQSSVDEVMTFGLGDIQTIDTLRVDWPNGKSQVLTQVKVNQKLSLQLAHATLATSQFRKNPSPPLLKEVTTQSGLDFTHTEGEFSDFDREFLLHRMQSTDGPRMAVGDVNGDGHEDIYIGGAKDQAGSLFYGTGKGFRKGNQAPFEDAKAAEEVAAVFFDADKDQDLDLYVVTGSSEFGPDQANLLEDLLYLNDGKGHFSRAEGRIPARYDAGSVVAPTDYDLDGDMDLFVGSRVIPGQYGVKPKSVLLRNDGKGYFTDITADLAPSLEHAGMVTDAHWMDLNGDKRPDLILVGDWMPVTAFLNHKDGLKKHTPPGLENTYGWWSRMVVEDTDGDGDEDLILGNWGWNSVLGQPTSAHPTEMYVGDLDQNGLNEQILAYYKPLDQKTLPFALRGDLARQMPTVKSKFLKYADYANKTVLEIFPTEALKKAQFFRANTFATTLFENIGKGSFREVTLPAMTQITPVFGIAVWDIDRDGKKDLILGGNLRRVKPQIGELTAGYGMVLKGIGKNQFKPLPAFQTGLRIQGEIRDIRPVGPFLVVARSNAKAVVLAVNP